In Gracilibacillus salitolerans, the sequence GCCATCCATTTCCGGCATATAAATATCGGTAATCATAATATCCGGAGTCTCTTCTTCTACCCTTCTTAAAGCCTGCTGTCCATCATTGGCAGTACCTAGAACACGTATCTGCAACTTTTCCCAATTGACATGCTTGATTAAACCTTCTCTTACAGATAATTCATCGTCTATTATTAAAACTGATTTCATAGTCTATTCCCCCGATTCTTCCGCCTGACCCTTTGTAAAAGGTTGCTCCTTATAAATCGGTAACCGAATTTCGACGATCACGCCACCTTTTTCGCGATTATAAATGTCTACATCAAACTGCTCTCCACAATACATGGCAATCCGCTCTCTTACGTTCTGAATACCAATACCTTTCGCATCAGAAAAATTCCAATTATCCGGTAAACCCGTTCCATTATCCAGGACTGTTAATTTAATACAGTCGTTCTTTCCACACATCTCTCCTTGCACGTTGATCTCCATCTTTCTTGATTCAACATTGTGATAGCCATGTTTGATACTATTTTCAATAAACAGCTGTAGAATAATTTTTGGAACATAGTAATCCTTCATCCATGCCGGTACACGAACTTTATAATCGATCGCTTGTGGCTGGCGTTGTTTTTGAATATCAATATAGCATTTGGCATGATCCAATTCGTCACGCAAACGGATAAATTTCAAGCCGCCGCTTAAGCCAATTCGTAACATCTTACTTAATTTATTAACCATATCCCCTACATCTTCTGCATCATGATCAAGCGATTTCCACTTTATCATATCGAGAGTATTATAAAGGAAATGAGGCATAATTTGACTTTGTAATGCACGCATTTCTGCTTCGCGGCGATTGGTGTTTTCCTGTTCCAGTTTTTCAAGTAACTCCGACAATTCGTTTGTCATTTGATTAAAATTCTTACCTAAAATATCGTACTCTTCGACGTAATGGCGTTTCACTTGGACATCGAATTGCCCTTTTTCCACTTTGTGCATCGCTTTAACCATATGACTGATTGGTTTGGTAATCCATTTTCCAATACCGTAAACAATAGGGATTGATAAAAGGATCGCAATCAACCCAATCACTAACACATTAATCCCTAGTTCTTGCGTTTCAGCATACAAATCATCTACCGGAATAACCTGAACAAGACGCCACTGTTCATAGTTAGGCTGCGATATTAATAATAAGTAATATTCATTGTCTTTTCGAATTAATTGATGATGGTCCGTTAATTCGTCATATTCTGGAATTAACCGTTCATAAATTTCATCTTCAACTGGTACGGTTATATCATTTAAAACTGGAAACTCTTCTCGGGAATGCGTTTCTGCAATAATTCTCCCACCAGTATTTAACAAAATAAACGGCTCATTAATTTCATCATATAAATCCATATCTACTAAATATTCCAGAAAATTTTCGGCCAGTACATTGACTTTAATATATCCAACGGTTTCACTTCGCTGATTTAGAATCCGGTGGACGTAGCTGATCATTTCCCTATCCATCAGTTCATCTGTATGTCTTGGCACCCAGCCATTATCGACGTTCTCAATAAAAGGTTCAAACCAAGCCTTCTCAGTCAAATTGGTCTCTGGCTGAACATTATAATCATAAAGATAGGCATGATCCTGATAACGATCCGTATATATTTCAACGGAATAAACCTCTTGTTTCAAAGAGGCAACATTATTGACCAGATTTTTCAATTCATTTCGCTCAACTAACGCTTCATACGGACTGATATCCGATTTATCGAAAATATCAACGACCGTACGATCAATTGCAATAAACGTCCCGGCCTCGCGAACATTCTGGATCACACCCGATAATTTATTAGCGCTTTCATTTAATAGCGTCAGTTTTGCCTCACTAATCTCCTCCGAGGTAAAGTTAAAAAAATATTGATAAGAGGAATAACTAACCCCTGCAAGAAAGAGGGCATTTACGAAAACGAAACATACAACCATCATCGTTTTTAATTTTCGAATCATGCATAACCCTCTTTTCTTGCAAGATATGACTTACCCTTTAATACCGGTAGTAGCTATACCTTCCACAATATATCGTTGAAAAATGAAAAACACAGTTGTAATCGGGATCAGGGAAAGCACGGACATGGCAAACACAGACCCCCACGATGACTCCCCTTGTGAATCAAGGAATAATCGCAAGCCTAATGGCACCGTAAACGTATCCACCGTATTTAAATATAGAATTTGACTAAAGAAATCATCCCATGTCCAGATAAACGTAAAGATCGCTGTTGTAATTAACACAGGGACCGCCAATGGCATAATGATTCTCGTGTAAATTTGAAAAATTCCACAACCGTCCATAATGGCGCTTTCATCCAACTCTCGAGGTATCCCTCTAAAAAATTGTACCATGAGAAAGATAAAAAAGGCATCCGTAGCTAATAATTTTGGTACGGTTAGTGGCAAAATAGTATTTACCCAGCCCAAATTATGAAAAATCGTATACTGTGGAATAAGTGTTGCGTGCGCCGGCAACATAATAGTCATTAGCATACATGCAAACCACAGCTTTTTCAATGGGAATTTCAACCTAGCAAAGGCATAAGCTGCCATGGAACAGGTAATTAGATTGGCAAGCACCGCAATTAGACTAATTAAAAAAGAGTTTTTAAAAAACTGACCAAAGTTAACATTTCGTACTACA encodes:
- a CDS encoding sensor histidine kinase, with translation MIRKLKTMMVVCFVFVNALFLAGVSYSSYQYFFNFTSEEISEAKLTLLNESANKLSGVIQNVREAGTFIAIDRTVVDIFDKSDISPYEALVERNELKNLVNNVASLKQEVYSVEIYTDRYQDHAYLYDYNVQPETNLTEKAWFEPFIENVDNGWVPRHTDELMDREMISYVHRILNQRSETVGYIKVNVLAENFLEYLVDMDLYDEINEPFILLNTGGRIIAETHSREEFPVLNDITVPVEDEIYERLIPEYDELTDHHQLIRKDNEYYLLLISQPNYEQWRLVQVIPVDDLYAETQELGINVLVIGLIAILLSIPIVYGIGKWITKPISHMVKAMHKVEKGQFDVQVKRHYVEEYDILGKNFNQMTNELSELLEKLEQENTNRREAEMRALQSQIMPHFLYNTLDMIKWKSLDHDAEDVGDMVNKLSKMLRIGLSGGLKFIRLRDELDHAKCYIDIQKQRQPQAIDYKVRVPAWMKDYYVPKIILQLFIENSIKHGYHNVESRKMEINVQGEMCGKNDCIKLTVLDNGTGLPDNWNFSDAKGIGIQNVRERIAMYCGEQFDVDIYNREKGGVIVEIRLPIYKEQPFTKGQAEESGE
- a CDS encoding carbohydrate ABC transporter permease, with product MNQTTNTSKLLTHVFIIVFGLFMLYPVVWMVASSFKPETLIFSSPSIFSKEWTLDNYTNGWNVVRNVNFGQFFKNSFLISLIAVLANLITCSMAAYAFARLKFPLKKLWFACMLMTIMLPAHATLIPQYTIFHNLGWVNTILPLTVPKLLATDAFFIFLMVQFFRGIPRELDESAIMDGCGIFQIYTRIIMPLAVPVLITTAIFTFIWTWDDFFSQILYLNTVDTFTVPLGLRLFLDSQGESSWGSVFAMSVLSLIPITTVFFIFQRYIVEGIATTGIKG